One genomic segment of Bifidobacterium breve DSM 20213 = JCM 1192 includes these proteins:
- the ftsH gene encoding ATP-dependent zinc metalloprotease FtsH, giving the protein MSFPQGPGSGNGNNPNSNNNRNNGNPFNNPFNRGNDNNGRKNGNENKPVWQSPWLWGAVLVIMVVLMFQMFAGSGTKTIDTKDGFALLNQGKATYAEITDNKQVVRLELKNDYSKKDPDTGKVTNYGKNVQFYYTFAQGAQVAKAVENGDLSKGWTSNIEQTSMMSYLITSILPFIIVFALFWFLMSRMGGAGGMLGMGGKKNSGKLLEGQTPTTKFADVAGEDEAVAEVEEIKDFLKDPSKYKALGARIPRGVLLYGPPGTGKTLLARAIAGEAGVPFYSMAGSDFVEMFVGLGASRVRDLFDEAKKNAPAIIFIDEIDAVGRKRGSGMGGGHDEREQTLNQLLVEMDGFDNDTNLIIIAATNRPDVLDPALLRPGRFDRQVGVAAPDLEGREAILKVHAKGKPFVPDVDLHMVAVRTPGFTGADLANVLNEAALLCARAGAQLIDNRAIDEAIDRVQAGPKRKSKGMALEELRNTAYHEGGHALVAAALNNTDPVTKVTILPRGRALGYTAVMPTSDRYSQSRNQLLDQMAYAMGGRTAEEIVFHDPTTGASNDIEKATNIARTMVIEYGFSDKLGAIKWGDDDDQTTVMDGLQPRKYSDRTAEVIDDEVLKLVETAHTEAWTIINENRDILDELVRQLLVKETLNEKELAEIFAPIKKAPVRPVWLSNEHRPDSDKPPVEIPDSLKRSVGMKTEE; this is encoded by the coding sequence ATGAGTTTCCCCCAGGGGCCCGGTTCGGGCAACGGGAATAACCCGAACTCGAACAATAACCGCAACAACGGCAACCCATTCAACAACCCGTTCAACCGCGGCAACGACAACAATGGCCGTAAGAACGGCAATGAGAACAAGCCGGTCTGGCAGTCGCCGTGGTTGTGGGGCGCGGTACTGGTGATTATGGTCGTGCTGATGTTCCAGATGTTTGCTGGCAGCGGCACCAAAACCATCGACACCAAAGACGGCTTTGCGCTGTTGAACCAGGGTAAAGCCACCTACGCCGAAATCACGGATAACAAGCAGGTAGTCCGTCTTGAGCTCAAGAACGACTATTCCAAGAAGGATCCGGACACCGGCAAGGTGACCAACTACGGCAAGAACGTTCAGTTCTACTACACCTTTGCGCAGGGCGCTCAGGTGGCCAAGGCCGTGGAGAACGGTGATTTGTCCAAGGGCTGGACCTCCAACATCGAGCAGACCAGCATGATGAGCTACCTCATCACCTCTATTCTGCCGTTCATCATCGTCTTCGCCTTGTTCTGGTTCCTGATGAGCCGCATGGGCGGTGCCGGTGGCATGCTCGGCATGGGCGGCAAGAAGAACAGCGGCAAGCTGCTCGAAGGTCAGACCCCCACCACCAAGTTCGCCGATGTGGCCGGCGAGGATGAGGCCGTGGCCGAGGTGGAGGAAATCAAGGACTTCCTCAAGGATCCGTCCAAGTACAAGGCATTGGGCGCTCGCATTCCGCGCGGCGTGCTGTTGTATGGCCCTCCTGGAACCGGTAAGACGCTGCTGGCCCGAGCCATCGCAGGCGAGGCCGGCGTGCCGTTCTACTCGATGGCCGGTTCCGACTTCGTCGAGATGTTCGTCGGACTCGGTGCCTCCCGTGTGCGTGACCTGTTTGACGAGGCCAAGAAGAACGCTCCCGCCATTATCTTCATCGACGAAATCGATGCCGTGGGCCGCAAGCGTGGCTCCGGCATGGGTGGTGGCCATGACGAACGTGAGCAGACGCTGAATCAGCTGCTCGTGGAGATGGATGGTTTCGACAACGACACTAACCTCATCATCATCGCCGCGACCAACCGTCCCGACGTGCTTGACCCCGCCCTGCTGCGCCCGGGTCGATTCGACCGTCAGGTAGGCGTGGCCGCACCCGATTTGGAAGGCCGTGAGGCGATCCTGAAGGTGCATGCCAAGGGCAAGCCGTTCGTGCCGGATGTCGACCTGCACATGGTCGCCGTGCGTACCCCGGGCTTCACTGGTGCCGACTTGGCCAATGTGCTCAACGAAGCTGCCCTGCTGTGCGCCCGCGCCGGTGCCCAGCTCATCGACAACCGTGCCATTGACGAGGCCATTGATCGTGTCCAGGCCGGTCCGAAGCGCAAGTCCAAGGGCATGGCCCTGGAAGAGCTGCGCAACACCGCATACCACGAGGGTGGCCATGCTCTGGTGGCCGCCGCCCTGAACAACACCGATCCGGTGACCAAGGTGACGATTCTGCCGCGCGGCCGTGCACTCGGCTACACCGCCGTGATGCCCACTTCCGACCGCTACTCGCAGTCGCGCAACCAGCTGCTCGACCAGATGGCCTACGCTATGGGCGGCCGTACTGCTGAGGAGATCGTGTTCCACGATCCAACCACCGGTGCCTCGAACGATATCGAGAAGGCCACGAACATCGCCCGCACCATGGTGATCGAATACGGGTTCTCCGACAAGCTCGGTGCCATCAAGTGGGGCGACGACGATGACCAGACCACCGTGATGGACGGTCTGCAGCCGCGTAAGTACTCCGATCGCACCGCCGAGGTGATTGATGACGAGGTGTTGAAGCTCGTGGAAACCGCGCATACCGAAGCGTGGACCATCATCAACGAGAACCGCGATATCCTCGACGAACTGGTTCGCCAGCTGCTGGTCAAGGAAACGCTCAACGAGAAGGAGCTCGCGGAGATCTTCGCACCGATCAAGAAGGCTCCGGTCCGTCCGGTGTGGCTGTCCAACGAACACCGCCCCGACTCCGATAAGCCTCCGGTGGAGATTCCCGACAGTCTCAAGCGTTCAGTCGGTATGAAGACGGAAGAGTGA
- the hpt gene encoding hypoxanthine phosphoribosyltransferase — MRIADVEEDIDHELVSREQIDAKIHEVAARVSDDYRGKDPLLVAVLKGAVNTLVEFSQAMSIPVQIDFMSLSSYGSGTVSSGEITVRQDLSADVRGRHIVIVEDIVDSGRTLAWLVEELKRRGAASVEVFALLSKPSRREVDVDVKYAGYEIPDEFVVGFGLDYDERYRNLDSIAVLKPSVYQGVQA; from the coding sequence ATGCGAATCGCTGACGTTGAGGAAGATATTGACCACGAGCTGGTCAGCAGAGAACAGATCGATGCCAAAATCCATGAGGTCGCCGCGCGGGTAAGTGACGATTATCGTGGCAAGGACCCACTGCTGGTTGCCGTGCTGAAGGGGGCCGTGAACACGCTGGTCGAGTTCAGCCAGGCCATGAGCATCCCTGTGCAGATTGATTTCATGAGTCTGTCCAGTTACGGTTCGGGCACAGTATCCAGTGGTGAGATTACGGTTCGTCAGGATTTGTCCGCAGATGTTCGCGGACGGCACATTGTGATCGTAGAGGATATTGTTGATTCAGGACGCACGCTCGCGTGGCTGGTCGAGGAGCTGAAACGTCGTGGCGCCGCCTCCGTGGAGGTGTTTGCTCTGCTGAGCAAGCCTTCCCGCCGAGAGGTGGACGTGGATGTGAAGTACGCCGGCTATGAGATTCCGGATGAGTTCGTGGTCGGCTTTGGTCTCGATTACGACGAACGCTACCGCAACCTCGACTCGATCGCGGTCCTCAAGCCGTCCGTTTACCAAGGAGTGCAAGCATGA
- the tilS gene encoding tRNA lysidine(34) synthetase TilS produces MAYSARLRKAIGAVRLALESAGLGMQSPEFARHGEHQAAPDAPLVLVACSGGRDSMALAAVCRIVCASLGLRCGAVIVDHGLQSGSDRVATLTAERCRDCGLAPVAVRTASVHVQGEGVEAAAREARYGELCGAARELNAAVVLLAHTLDDQAETVLIGLLRSGGVDALAGMPQVMHRDGIMFLRPLIGVSRAETTGICEDLNIHYWDDPTNGDDVDGELPRDYPLRSRIRHDLLPAIKRFAGADVTQHIANGARLARLDKEYLDQQADKTMIEALGSTLKTAESQGTSVAGMTDKSNDLEREPSLVIAVKPLQSTHEAIRLRAIAHALSRAGISASSAQIEAINRLVVDWHGQGAVALPSGYSAKRQKHVIRVCQDRAHANR; encoded by the coding sequence ATGGCATATTCGGCTCGATTGCGTAAGGCGATTGGTGCCGTCCGGCTGGCATTGGAATCGGCCGGATTAGGGATGCAGTCGCCCGAATTTGCCCGGCATGGTGAGCACCAGGCGGCCCCCGACGCGCCTTTGGTGCTGGTCGCCTGCTCGGGTGGGCGTGATTCGATGGCGCTGGCCGCGGTTTGCCGAATTGTCTGCGCTAGTCTTGGTTTGCGGTGCGGTGCGGTGATCGTGGATCATGGTTTGCAGTCAGGCTCCGATCGGGTGGCGACTTTGACCGCTGAACGATGCCGCGATTGTGGCCTTGCCCCGGTTGCTGTTCGTACAGCCAGCGTGCATGTGCAGGGCGAAGGCGTCGAGGCTGCCGCCCGTGAGGCACGGTATGGGGAATTGTGCGGTGCGGCACGCGAGCTGAATGCCGCTGTGGTGTTGCTGGCTCATACATTGGATGACCAGGCGGAAACGGTGCTGATCGGGCTGTTGCGCAGTGGCGGCGTTGATGCGCTGGCCGGTATGCCGCAGGTAATGCACCGCGACGGCATCATGTTTCTCAGACCGCTGATCGGCGTTTCTCGAGCCGAAACCACCGGCATCTGCGAGGATTTGAACATTCATTATTGGGACGATCCCACCAACGGCGATGATGTGGATGGCGAGCTGCCGCGAGACTACCCGCTCCGCTCACGTATCCGGCATGACCTGTTGCCGGCAATCAAGCGGTTCGCCGGTGCCGATGTAACGCAGCATATCGCCAACGGCGCACGATTGGCGAGACTGGACAAGGAGTATCTGGATCAACAGGCGGATAAGACCATGATCGAAGCCCTTGGCAGCACCCTGAAAACGGCGGAATCACAAGGAACCTCCGTTGCCGGCATGACGGACAAGTCGAATGATCTGGAGCGAGAACCCAGCTTGGTCATTGCCGTCAAACCGCTGCAATCGACACATGAGGCAATCCGTCTTCGAGCCATCGCCCATGCGCTCTCCCGGGCTGGTATCAGCGCAAGTTCCGCGCAAATCGAGGCCATCAATCGCCTGGTCGTCGACTGGCATGGTCAGGGGGCGGTCGCACTTCCCAGCGGATATTCAGCAAAGCGCCAGAAACACGTCATTCGCGTGTGCCAAGATAGAGCCCATGCGAATCGCTGA
- a CDS encoding D-alanyl-D-alanine carboxypeptidase/D-alanyl-D-alanine-endopeptidase, with the protein MTSTAMSRRQRRGAANHSARRSVRRTITVIISVLITIALFAGYCIADVYDVMPGMLTLKPVDAPTFADPVSAKQGGTIAGSLDATKTIDAAAAGEVMNELLAAEGVGSDVSVVVEDARGTVAAEHESGTPREPASTMKTLTALAASSTLNMAATLDTQVFLTQSDTGSDTVTLKGNGDMLLSAGDSDADHINGRAGLNTLAQATAAALAQRGITTVHVNYDDTLFGDSRIPTGLRNADGGVLGEYTTYFTSVSSMAIDGGRQYSDSMPAPANPDASAGYPELSPHTAADVAATFSGLLQQHGITVEAEPAAHAAPQGASPITSVSSATLSEILAFMLRHSDNTLAEEFGRLTALARSENNSPEGATKAVRTVLGNLKIDINGLTMADCSGLSPGSQLTVRTLAAVQQRNLTVGDGAPAAEGLSVAGLVGSARKRYTSDDVAGLLRVKTGSLDTVTSMAGNVSRTHGGALSFAVVINNPADYWAASNAISAFITKLAEL; encoded by the coding sequence ATGACGTCCACTGCGATGTCACGTCGCCAACGGCGTGGAGCGGCGAATCATAGCGCGCGCCGATCCGTCCGACGCACGATTACCGTAATCATCTCCGTGCTGATAACGATTGCGCTATTCGCGGGCTACTGCATTGCAGATGTGTACGATGTCATGCCTGGTATGCTCACCCTCAAACCGGTCGACGCCCCCACTTTCGCTGACCCCGTTTCGGCCAAGCAAGGAGGCACCATCGCCGGTTCCCTTGACGCTACCAAGACTATCGACGCCGCGGCTGCGGGCGAAGTGATGAACGAGCTGCTGGCGGCTGAAGGCGTGGGCTCTGATGTTTCGGTGGTGGTCGAGGATGCCCGGGGCACTGTCGCCGCCGAGCACGAGTCAGGCACTCCGCGCGAACCCGCATCCACTATGAAGACGCTTACCGCGCTCGCGGCATCATCCACGTTGAACATGGCCGCCACGTTGGACACGCAGGTGTTTCTTACCCAATCTGATACCGGCAGCGACACGGTGACGCTCAAAGGCAATGGCGACATGCTGCTGTCTGCCGGCGATTCCGATGCCGACCATATTAACGGCCGTGCCGGGCTGAACACTCTTGCGCAGGCCACGGCTGCGGCCCTTGCGCAACGCGGCATCACCACGGTGCACGTCAACTACGACGACACATTATTCGGCGATTCCCGCATACCCACGGGCCTGCGCAACGCCGATGGTGGCGTGCTAGGCGAATACACCACGTATTTCACATCGGTATCATCCATGGCCATCGATGGCGGGCGTCAATATTCCGACAGCATGCCCGCGCCCGCCAACCCGGATGCCTCGGCCGGATACCCTGAACTATCGCCGCACACTGCAGCGGACGTCGCCGCGACGTTCTCCGGTCTGCTGCAACAGCACGGCATCACCGTGGAGGCGGAGCCGGCGGCACACGCCGCCCCTCAGGGCGCAAGCCCCATAACTTCGGTAAGCTCCGCAACGTTGTCCGAAATCCTGGCGTTCATGTTGCGTCATTCAGACAATACCTTGGCCGAGGAGTTTGGCAGACTCACCGCACTGGCACGCTCGGAGAACAACAGCCCGGAAGGTGCCACCAAAGCGGTGCGGACAGTGCTTGGCAACCTCAAAATCGACATCAACGGTCTTACTATGGCCGACTGCTCGGGTCTGTCTCCTGGCTCTCAGCTGACCGTGCGCACATTGGCCGCCGTGCAGCAGCGTAACCTGACGGTCGGCGATGGAGCCCCTGCGGCCGAAGGATTATCGGTTGCTGGTCTGGTCGGTTCGGCGCGGAAGCGATACACCAGTGATGATGTCGCCGGCTTGCTTCGCGTCAAAACCGGTAGTTTGGATACGGTCACCTCGATGGCCGGCAATGTGTCCCGTACGCATGGGGGAGCGTTGTCTTTTGCGGTGGTGATTAATAATCCTGCGGATTACTGGGCCGCGAGCAATGCCATCAGCGCATTCATCACTAAGCTGGCCGAGCTGTGA
- a CDS encoding ABC transporter ATP-binding protein, with amino-acid sequence MRPGDAPAQPPMMPQQPQPQAWPPNPTAAVSIRGLFKRFDQKIAVNGLALDIPIGSFYGLVGPNGAGKTTTLNMVTGLLVPDAGTAMILGHDVWSDVNTAKRMIGVMPQSDQIFDRLTGLQLLIYSGMLRGMSREETTRRAKDLLNAFDLAQVANTMVTDYSAGMTKKICLASAMIHSPRILVLDEPFESVDPVSSANLKDILVEYAQTGGTVIISSHVMTLVEKMCTHVAVINNGMVCAAGTVDEVASGEELEDRFLQLVGGRHEAAHLAWLDGGLSHDGQPAVQPNQPAAQPVASTQSASQLVQSTPLQSFTQETVQPHPDIVGGSSSASNADNADNADNEAR; translated from the coding sequence ATGAGGCCTGGAGACGCACCTGCTCAGCCGCCGATGATGCCGCAACAGCCACAACCGCAGGCATGGCCGCCGAATCCGACTGCCGCGGTGTCGATTCGTGGCCTATTTAAACGTTTCGACCAGAAGATCGCAGTCAACGGGCTTGCGCTCGACATCCCAATTGGTTCGTTCTATGGGCTTGTAGGCCCGAACGGTGCCGGAAAAACCACCACGCTTAACATGGTGACCGGTCTGTTGGTGCCGGACGCTGGCACCGCCATGATTCTGGGCCACGACGTGTGGAGCGATGTCAACACCGCCAAACGCATGATCGGCGTAATGCCGCAATCCGATCAGATATTCGATCGTCTCACCGGCCTGCAGCTGCTCATCTACTCCGGCATGCTACGCGGCATGAGCCGTGAGGAGACCACTCGCCGCGCGAAAGACCTCCTGAATGCTTTCGATTTGGCCCAGGTCGCCAACACTATGGTCACCGATTATTCGGCCGGCATGACCAAGAAAATCTGCTTGGCCTCCGCGATGATTCACAGCCCACGCATTCTGGTGTTGGATGAGCCGTTCGAGTCCGTGGACCCGGTATCTAGCGCCAACCTCAAAGACATCCTGGTCGAATATGCGCAAACCGGCGGCACGGTTATCATTTCCTCGCATGTGATGACACTGGTCGAGAAGATGTGCACGCATGTGGCTGTGATTAACAACGGCATGGTGTGCGCGGCCGGCACGGTGGACGAGGTTGCCTCCGGCGAAGAGCTTGAAGACCGCTTCCTGCAGTTGGTTGGTGGACGCCATGAAGCGGCACATCTCGCATGGCTCGATGGTGGTCTATCGCATGATGGTCAGCCGGCAGTACAGCCCAATCAGCCGGCAGCGCAGCCTGTTGCGTCCACGCAATCAGCATCGCAACTCGTCCAATCAACCCCGCTTCAGTCCTTCACTCAGGAGACAGTTCAGCCTCATCCTGATATTGTCGGCGGCTCGAGTAGCGCAAGCAATGCGGACAATGCGGACAATGCAGACAACGAGGCCCGGTAA
- a CDS encoding glycosyltransferase family 2 protein, translating into MTLLTVLDILLVIVGGAGMVYQGLCIVMSLFAKPVRFPDAPMTNRYAVLISARNEENVIGNLIDSIQAQTYPTGLIDIWLVADNCTDNTAEVVRARGCHVIERHNLELVGKGYALTYLLNHMLDTGAADDYEAYFVFDADNKLDKHYFEEMNKAFCSGFRILTSYRNSVNLADNWVSSGSALWFIRESRFLSNSRMILGSSCHVGGTGFMFSRDVMKRNRGWKFHLLTEDLEFTMDSILHGDRIGYCGNAILYDEQPVTFAQSWRQRLRWSKGFLQVFRYYGPALLKRAVRERDFSCIDFTLMLCPFTVLGVIRVIMGVLFAAFGFVSWPSQLQSLLGWSNGIVTSVLGLMALAALTIIVERDQIGASNKELLAYVLSFPIYMLSYVPISFQAIFAKVQWKPIAHKG; encoded by the coding sequence ATGACATTGCTTACTGTGCTCGACATCCTATTGGTGATCGTCGGTGGAGCGGGCATGGTGTATCAGGGACTGTGCATTGTGATGTCCCTGTTTGCCAAGCCCGTGCGTTTCCCCGACGCGCCCATGACCAACCGTTATGCCGTGCTGATCTCCGCGCGCAACGAGGAGAACGTCATCGGCAATCTCATCGACTCGATTCAGGCGCAGACCTATCCCACCGGCCTCATTGATATCTGGTTGGTGGCGGATAACTGCACCGACAACACCGCTGAAGTGGTGCGTGCCCGTGGATGCCATGTGATTGAGCGGCATAACCTTGAGCTGGTTGGCAAGGGATATGCGTTGACCTATCTGCTGAACCATATGCTCGATACCGGCGCGGCAGATGACTATGAGGCCTACTTTGTGTTCGATGCCGACAACAAGCTCGACAAGCATTACTTCGAGGAAATGAACAAGGCGTTCTGCTCGGGCTTCAGGATCCTGACCAGCTACCGCAACTCGGTGAATTTGGCTGATAACTGGGTTTCCTCTGGCTCGGCGTTGTGGTTCATCCGTGAATCGCGATTCCTGTCCAACTCGCGCATGATTCTGGGATCCTCTTGCCACGTGGGCGGTACCGGATTCATGTTCTCCCGTGACGTGATGAAGCGCAATCGTGGATGGAAGTTCCATCTGCTTACTGAGGATCTCGAATTCACCATGGATTCGATTCTGCATGGCGACCGTATCGGCTACTGCGGCAACGCAATTCTGTACGACGAGCAGCCTGTCACCTTTGCGCAGAGCTGGCGTCAACGACTGCGTTGGAGTAAGGGATTCCTGCAGGTGTTCCGCTATTACGGTCCGGCCCTGCTCAAGCGAGCGGTGCGAGAACGCGATTTCTCCTGCATTGATTTCACTTTGATGTTGTGCCCGTTCACCGTGCTGGGTGTGATTCGCGTCATTATGGGTGTGCTGTTTGCCGCCTTTGGCTTTGTGAGCTGGCCGAGCCAGCTGCAATCGTTGCTTGGCTGGTCGAACGGTATCGTCACGTCGGTGCTTGGTCTGATGGCGCTGGCCGCCTTGACCATCATCGTTGAGCGCGATCAGATTGGTGCCTCCAACAAGGAGTTGCTCGCCTACGTGTTGAGCTTCCCTATTTACATGTTGAGCTATGTGCCGATTTCATTCCAGGCCATCTTCGCCAAGGTCCAGTGGAAGCCCATCGCGCATAAAGGCTGA
- a CDS encoding AI-2E family transporter has translation MSESARNTDNVGTAETAASPEDENRIDFGTLFPSRGDPRRPPEWFGRALLYVAIAIIVFMFCWRSWGDISYLVLDIIISLFVALAIEPLVVALVAHGWKRGVASMVSLVGVAVVVSVLFTLFGNMFVQQMIAMFKGLPGMYEQIREFVDQYATFKMPEINNLGTEIVNNIQTSWVTDFAGTAMSTVGGLFSFLLNLMTVVMTTYYISAAGPKLRRSFCQWLAPSTQRRFLLVWTVAQGQISSFLFSRSILALINATCTAIFLEILHVPYWLPLALFCGVVSQFIPTVGTYIGGALPVLFAWGDRGWAYAVAVLVFIIVYQQIENLILSPRISQRTMDINAAVAFLAVLAFGSLFGAFGAFLALPVTASLQAIFRAYTKRYDLIDSPLMNDPEPEKKSKIVEASEAFGEHVLQPLGEHMPRAAKGSTSRVPMSEELRLLQEQIYAIPEHGGSEDDGEDSATVAIPKRVLSANARKGLRGTAAEDDDDEPDTSAIPQRHTSTGDEAAASDAVQPESSSDNTSVSDNPRAGWH, from the coding sequence ATGAGCGAAAGCGCGCGAAACACAGATAATGTAGGCACTGCCGAAACCGCAGCTAGTCCTGAAGACGAGAACCGTATCGATTTTGGTACCTTGTTCCCCTCTAGGGGCGATCCGCGCCGGCCTCCGGAATGGTTCGGTCGTGCGTTGCTCTATGTGGCCATCGCCATCATCGTGTTCATGTTCTGCTGGCGCTCATGGGGCGACATCTCCTATCTGGTGCTGGACATCATCATCTCGCTGTTCGTGGCGCTCGCCATCGAACCGTTGGTTGTGGCGCTGGTGGCCCATGGCTGGAAACGCGGCGTGGCCTCGATGGTCAGCCTGGTGGGTGTGGCCGTGGTGGTGAGCGTTCTGTTCACCTTGTTCGGCAACATGTTCGTGCAGCAGATGATCGCCATGTTCAAAGGTCTGCCGGGCATGTACGAGCAGATACGTGAGTTCGTCGATCAGTACGCCACGTTTAAGATGCCGGAAATCAACAATCTTGGCACTGAGATTGTCAACAACATTCAGACTTCGTGGGTTACCGACTTTGCCGGTACCGCCATGAGCACTGTGGGTGGCCTGTTCTCCTTCTTGCTGAATCTCATGACCGTGGTGATGACCACGTACTACATTTCCGCCGCCGGCCCCAAGCTGCGCCGTTCCTTCTGCCAATGGCTGGCTCCCAGCACGCAGCGCCGATTCTTGCTGGTGTGGACTGTGGCCCAAGGCCAGATTTCATCCTTCCTGTTTTCCCGCTCCATCCTGGCGCTTATCAATGCCACGTGCACCGCAATTTTCCTGGAGATTCTGCATGTGCCCTATTGGCTGCCTCTGGCGCTCTTCTGCGGTGTGGTCTCCCAGTTCATCCCCACAGTCGGCACCTATATCGGCGGTGCGCTGCCGGTGCTGTTCGCTTGGGGTGATCGCGGCTGGGCATATGCTGTGGCTGTGCTGGTGTTCATCATCGTCTACCAGCAGATTGAGAACCTGATTCTTTCTCCGAGAATTTCCCAGCGCACCATGGATATCAATGCCGCGGTCGCCTTCCTCGCAGTGCTGGCCTTCGGTTCGCTGTTTGGTGCGTTCGGTGCTTTCCTGGCCTTGCCGGTCACCGCCTCCCTGCAGGCCATCTTCCGCGCCTACACCAAGCGGTATGACCTGATTGATTCGCCATTGATGAATGATCCCGAACCGGAGAAGAAGTCCAAGATCGTCGAGGCATCTGAGGCCTTCGGCGAGCATGTGCTGCAGCCACTGGGCGAGCATATGCCGCGTGCTGCCAAGGGGTCGACGAGTCGGGTGCCGATGAGCGAGGAGCTGCGTTTGCTGCAGGAGCAGATCTACGCGATTCCGGAGCACGGGGGAAGTGAAGACGATGGCGAAGATTCCGCCACGGTGGCTATCCCGAAGCGTGTGCTTTCGGCCAATGCCCGCAAGGGATTGCGCGGTACCGCTGCGGAAGATGATGACGATGAGCCGGATACCTCCGCCATTCCTCAGCGTCACACTTCCACTGGTGATGAGGCAGCCGCGTCCGATGCTGTACAACCTGAATCATCGTCAGACAATACGTCCGTATCGGACAATCCGAGAGCGGGGTGGCACTGA
- a CDS encoding glycosyltransferase, producing MLNVSIIIPAWNESERILDCLLNATRQTVMPYEVLVVDNRSTDDTCAIVERFIAEHPEAPVKLLHQNDEQGLIPTRNFGLNAATGDVLGRFDADCMIRPDWVEVVSGIFTEDPGAMGATGPVMYYDMPSRHFGLRSDNSLRKRMYKADGGQPLLFGSNMALRASAWYQIANEVCRDKADVMHEDIDISLHLLGKDLKTVYSPRMIAAMSARRMDTSLSSFLNYMRRFKNTFDAHPQHWRKHKPEILFTAMYPAMHLFYPVWQKVLDTADINPAEAAWINEQMELAETEGKQLYAETPTDEVYDERHEK from the coding sequence ATGCTCAACGTTTCGATTATCATCCCCGCGTGGAACGAGTCCGAACGCATCCTCGATTGTCTGTTGAACGCCACACGCCAGACTGTTATGCCATATGAGGTACTGGTGGTGGATAACCGATCAACGGATGACACCTGCGCAATCGTGGAGCGGTTCATTGCCGAACATCCCGAGGCGCCGGTCAAACTGCTGCACCAGAACGACGAGCAAGGGCTGATTCCCACCCGCAATTTCGGCCTGAACGCCGCCACCGGCGATGTGCTGGGACGCTTTGACGCCGATTGCATGATTCGCCCCGATTGGGTTGAGGTGGTTTCCGGGATTTTCACCGAGGATCCCGGGGCCATGGGCGCCACCGGACCGGTGATGTATTACGATATGCCCTCACGCCACTTCGGCCTGAGGAGCGACAATTCCCTGCGCAAACGCATGTACAAAGCCGACGGCGGCCAGCCGCTGCTGTTCGGCTCGAATATGGCTTTGCGCGCTTCCGCTTGGTATCAGATCGCCAACGAGGTGTGCCGGGACAAAGCCGACGTGATGCATGAGGATATCGATATTTCGCTGCATTTGCTGGGCAAGGATTTGAAAACCGTATATTCGCCGCGCATGATTGCCGCGATGAGCGCTCGACGCATGGATACGTCGCTCAGTTCGTTCCTGAACTATATGCGTCGATTCAAGAACACGTTCGATGCGCATCCACAGCATTGGCGCAAGCATAAGCCGGAAATTCTCTTCACCGCCATGTATCCAGCAATGCATCTGTTCTATCCGGTATGGCAGAAAGTGCTGGACACTGCAGACATCAATCCGGCTGAGGCAGCGTGGATCAACGAGCAGATGGAACTGGCCGAGACCGAAGGCAAGCAGCTCTACGCCGAGACGCCTACTGACGAGGTCTATGACGAGCGCCACGAGAAATAA